In a single window of the Rhineura floridana isolate rRhiFlo1 chromosome 3, rRhiFlo1.hap2, whole genome shotgun sequence genome:
- the LOC133378942 gene encoding zinc finger protein 82 homolog, protein MLLSALRCNHTGEKPYKCLECGKSFHWKHLVTAHQNVHTRQKPYKCLECGKSFSQNSNLTSHQRIHTGEQPYECLECGKSFSWKQQLTDHQSIHTGEKPYKCLECGKSFRRKQQLTAHQSIHIGEKPYKCLECGKSFRRKQQLTAHQSIHIGEKPYKCLECGKSFSRKQQLTAHQSIHTGEKPYKCLECGKSFSRKQQLTAHQSVHTGEKPYECLECGKGFTRNSSLTLHQRIHTGEKP, encoded by the exons AAGATG taatcacactggggagaaaccatataaatgtttggaatgtgggaagagcttccaCTGGAAACACTTAGTGACTGCCCACCAAAATGTTCACACCAggcagaaaccatataagtgcctagaatgtggaaagagcttctctcaGAATAGCaatctgacttcccatcaaagaattcacactggagagCAACCATAtgagtgcttggaatgtggaaagagcttcagttggaaacagcaactcactgaccatcaaagtattcacactggggagaaaccatataagtgtttagaatgtggaaagagcttccgtcggaaacagcaactcactgcccatcaaagtattcacattggggagaaaccatataagtgcttagaatgtggaaagagcttccgtcggaaacagcaactcactgcccatcaaagtattcacattggggagaaaccatataagtgcttagaatgtggaaagagcttcagtaggaaacagcaactcactgcccatcaaagtattcacactggggagaaaccatataagtgcttagaatgtggaaagagcttcagtaggaaacagcaactcactgcccatcaaagtgttcacactggggagaagccatatgaatgcctggaatgtggaaagggctttactagaaattcctctctcacattgcatcaaagaattcacacaggggagaaaccctaG